The sequence below is a genomic window from Silene latifolia isolate original U9 population chromosome 7, ASM4854445v1, whole genome shotgun sequence.
GCTACAAAAAACCCTTTTACCGATCCTTTGAAGTTCTGCAATTTTATTCAATTTGAATCCCAATATCAAAATTTTTACGTTATAAAGATACTAACATATGAAGGTGGAGATTGAAGAACAAACCTTAGAGAAATATCTGCAGCCCTTTTCACCATCAGTAACCATCAGAAGCTTAAGATTATCAtgccataaagacatgacaactTCTTCATTGTAAGGATCTTGTTGGGTTAGAAACTCCACCTCTTCATCACTTACCTatatatataacaaattaatttagaatCTATTAGTAAGCTCCCATTGATTGGTCAATCGGGTGAACGTAAACTGTTAAAAAGTATGAACATAAACCTTAATAATATCAGCATGATTCCAAATGCTATTAATACCATCCCTAGCATCTTGAGCGGAAGCCCACAAAGGAAGTCGAACATTGGGGTCATAAGAGAGAATAGCACCAGCCTGCTTGGCTAACTTCATCGCAGCTAAGTGCGCCGACCTGCATGGTTCGGTGATTAAACTAATTGAGCCATAGTGGAAGATCTTGGCTTGCTTGATAAGTTCTACATTAAGCTCAGATTCTTTTAGAAGCATATCGGCACTAGGGTTTCGGTAGAACATGAACTCCCTCTGACCATTTTTCTTTAGAGTTACAAAGGCTAGGGCAGTTCTTGCTTCCTTGTCGAAGGACACCC
It includes:
- the LOC141591018 gene encoding putative fructokinase-5 — encoded protein: MESPAIVSFGEMLIDFVPDEAGVSLGESRGFVKAPGGAPANVACAVTKLGGSSAFMGKVGEDEFGKMLVDILDKNGVNTKGVSFDKEARTALAFVTLKKNGQREFMFYRNPSADMLLKESELNVELIKQAKIFHYGSISLITEPCRSAHLAAMKLAKQAGAILSYDPNVRLPLWASAQDARDGINSIWNHADIIKVSDEEVEFLTQQDPYNEEVVMSLWHDNLKLLMVTDGEKGCRYFSKNFKGSVKGFFVATVDTTGAGDAYVGSFLYSLANNPSLLEDESKLVEALKLANACGALATTQKGAIPALPSMAEALELVNKN